In Janthinobacterium rivuli, a single genomic region encodes these proteins:
- the nuoF gene encoding NADH-quinone oxidoreductase subunit NuoF, with product MTSLHNRHIDPLILKDLDGKNWHLQDYVNRGGYSALRRILEEKITPEQIIADLKASSLRGRGGAGFPTGLKWSFMPRQFPGQKYLVCNTDEGEPGTFKDRDIIRYNPHALIEGMAIGAYAMGITVGYNYIHGEIFQEYLRFEEALEEARAAGFLGDKIMGSEFSFQLHAHHGYGAYICGEETALLESLEGKKGQPRFKPPFPASFGLYGKPTTINNTETFAAVPFVLNIGPEKYLAMGKPNNGGSKIFSISGDVEKPGNYEVPLGTPFATLLELAGGMRGGKKIKAVIPGGSSAPVIRGDIMMQTDLDYDSIAKAGSMLGSGAVIVMDETRCMVKALERLSYFYFEESCGQCTPCREGTGWMYRMVHRIEQGQGRPDDLDMLNSIADNIQGRTICALGDAAAMPVRAFIKNFREEFEYHIEHKHCLVPAYI from the coding sequence ATGACGTCACTCCACAACCGCCATATCGATCCATTGATCCTGAAGGATCTGGATGGCAAGAACTGGCATTTGCAAGATTATGTGAACCGCGGCGGCTACAGCGCCCTGCGGCGTATCCTGGAAGAGAAAATCACGCCGGAACAGATCATCGCCGACCTCAAGGCGTCGTCCTTGCGCGGCCGTGGCGGCGCGGGTTTCCCTACCGGCTTGAAGTGGAGCTTCATGCCGCGCCAGTTCCCGGGCCAGAAATACCTCGTCTGCAATACAGATGAAGGCGAACCGGGCACTTTCAAGGACCGCGACATCATTCGTTACAATCCCCATGCCCTGATCGAAGGCATGGCCATTGGCGCTTATGCGATGGGCATCACCGTCGGCTACAACTATATCCACGGTGAAATCTTCCAGGAATACCTGCGTTTCGAAGAAGCGCTGGAAGAGGCGCGCGCCGCCGGCTTCCTCGGTGACAAGATCATGGGCAGCGAGTTCTCGTTCCAGTTGCATGCGCACCATGGTTATGGCGCCTACATCTGCGGCGAAGAAACGGCCCTGCTCGAATCGCTGGAAGGCAAGAAAGGCCAGCCGCGCTTCAAGCCGCCTTTCCCTGCCTCGTTTGGCCTGTACGGCAAGCCGACGACGATCAACAATACGGAAACCTTCGCGGCCGTGCCATTCGTGCTGAACATTGGTCCAGAGAAATACCTGGCGATGGGCAAGCCGAACAATGGCGGTTCGAAGATCTTCTCGATCTCGGGCGACGTGGAAAAACCGGGCAACTATGAAGTGCCGCTCGGCACCCCGTTTGCGACCCTGCTGGAACTGGCAGGCGGCATGCGCGGTGGCAAAAAGATCAAGGCCGTGATCCCTGGCGGTTCGTCCGCTCCGGTGATCCGCGGCGACATCATGATGCAGACCGACCTGGACTACGACTCGATCGCGAAAGCTGGTTCGATGCTCGGTTCGGGCGCCGTCATCGTGATGGACGAAACACGCTGCATGGTAAAGGCGCTGGAACGCCTGTCCTACTTCTACTTTGAAGAATCGTGCGGCCAGTGTACGCCTTGCCGTGAAGGCACAGGCTGGATGTACCGCATGGTGCACCGCATCGAGCAGGGGCAGGGTCGTCCAGACGACCTGGACATGCTCAACTCGATCGCCGACAACATCCAGGGCCGCACCATTTGCGCGCTGGGCGATGCGGCTGCCATGCCGGTACGGGCCTTCATTAAGAATTTCCGTGAAGAATTTGAATATCATATCGAGCACAAGCATTGCTTAGTGCCCGCATATATCTAA
- a CDS encoding methyl-accepting chemotaxis protein — translation MLSSLKARLIAIAVSIVVLAMLAVAIANFFTTRSSTLAALDTQMLQLSHSHAQAIAEWLRSKQAVVGSLKQGATAADPLPALKAAEQAGTFDMAYIGFADKHAVFSQERKRAADYDPTARPWYKLASEVGGPIITAPYIGASTGKLVVTFAEPLGGKGSVTGVMAADVMMDAVVQNVASIKPTASSYAFLVDGGGKIIAHPDGKLTLKPLAELDPGLSAQALADIEKSGDGAAIRLGDRNGILHVSKVPGSDWLLATVLDRAEATQALTSMLRASALTALLVLALAATVLSVLVARALRRLGLVRDAMEAIATGDGDLTSRLDAEGSDELAQIAKAFNLFVEKIATVLVQIRSISTLVRSESADIAAGNADLSSRTEAQAGALEETASSMDELTSTVKQNAENAHAANELAVSASEVAAKGGRVVQQVVGTMAGIQESSRKIVDIIGVIDGIAFQTNILALNAAVEAARAGEQGRGFAVVASEVRNLAQRSAGAAKEIKELIGDSVEKVDAGGRLVDEAGQTMDQVVASVQQLTTIMSEITVASREQSAGIGEINTAVTHMDTMTQQNAALVEQAAAAAESLQEQAVDLAQAVGMFRLGDAGPAVAPAPVTRLKATPAVRALAPRAPVRAPSPSKPVKAAKSGADEWEEF, via the coding sequence ATGTTGTCCTCCCTTAAGGCGCGGCTGATCGCCATCGCCGTTTCCATCGTCGTGCTGGCCATGCTGGCCGTCGCCATCGCCAATTTCTTCACCACGCGCTCCAGCACCCTGGCCGCGCTCGACACGCAGATGCTGCAGTTGTCGCACAGCCACGCGCAAGCCATCGCCGAATGGCTGCGCTCCAAGCAAGCCGTCGTGGGCTCGCTCAAGCAGGGCGCCACGGCGGCCGACCCGCTGCCGGCCCTGAAGGCGGCCGAGCAGGCCGGCACCTTCGACATGGCGTATATCGGCTTTGCCGACAAGCACGCCGTCTTTTCGCAAGAACGCAAGCGCGCCGCCGACTACGATCCCACGGCGCGCCCCTGGTACAAGCTGGCGTCCGAAGTGGGCGGCCCCATCATCACGGCGCCCTACATCGGCGCCAGCACGGGCAAACTGGTAGTGACGTTTGCCGAGCCGCTGGGCGGCAAGGGCAGCGTGACGGGCGTGATGGCGGCCGACGTGATGATGGATGCGGTGGTGCAAAATGTCGCTTCGATCAAGCCGACGGCGTCCAGCTATGCTTTCCTCGTCGATGGCGGCGGCAAGATCATCGCTCACCCGGACGGCAAGCTGACCCTGAAGCCCCTGGCCGAGCTGGACCCTGGCCTGAGCGCGCAGGCGCTGGCCGATATCGAAAAGAGCGGCGATGGCGCCGCCATTCGCCTGGGCGACCGTAACGGCATCTTGCATGTAAGTAAAGTGCCGGGCAGCGACTGGCTGCTGGCTACCGTGCTCGACCGCGCAGAAGCGACGCAAGCATTGACCTCCATGCTGCGCGCCTCGGCCTTGACGGCCTTGCTGGTGCTGGCCCTGGCCGCCACGGTATTGAGCGTGCTGGTGGCGCGCGCCTTGCGCCGCCTGGGCCTGGTGCGCGATGCGATGGAAGCGATCGCCACGGGCGACGGCGACCTGACCAGCCGCCTCGACGCGGAAGGCTCGGACGAACTGGCGCAGATCGCCAAGGCGTTTAACTTGTTCGTTGAAAAGATTGCCACCGTACTGGTGCAGATCCGCAGCATCAGCACCCTGGTGCGCAGCGAGTCGGCCGACATTGCCGCCGGTAATGCCGACCTGTCGTCGCGCACGGAAGCGCAGGCGGGCGCGCTGGAAGAAACGGCAAGCTCGATGGACGAGCTGACCTCGACCGTCAAGCAGAATGCGGAAAACGCGCACGCGGCCAATGAGCTGGCCGTATCCGCCTCGGAAGTTGCGGCCAAGGGCGGCCGGGTGGTGCAGCAAGTGGTGGGCACCATGGCCGGCATCCAGGAAAGCTCGCGCAAGATCGTCGACATCATCGGCGTGATCGACGGCATCGCCTTCCAGACGAATATCCTGGCCTTGAACGCGGCCGTCGAGGCGGCGCGCGCAGGCGAGCAGGGCAGGGGCTTTGCCGTGGTGGCGTCCGAAGTGCGCAACCTGGCGCAACGCTCCGCTGGTGCGGCGAAGGAAATCAAGGAGCTGATCGGCGATTCGGTGGAAAAAGTGGATGCCGGCGGGCGCCTTGTCGATGAAGCGGGCCAGACCATGGATCAGGTGGTGGCGTCGGTGCAGCAATTGACGACCATCATGAGCGAGATCACGGTGGCCAGCCGCGAACAGAGCGCCGGCATCGGCGAGATCAATACGGCCGTCACGCACATGGATACCATGACACAGCAAAACGCTGCCCTCGTCGAGCAAGCGGCCGCCGCCGCGGAAAGCCTGCAGGAGCAGGCCGTGGACCTGGCGCAAGCCGTCGGCATGTTCCGCCTGGGCGATGCGGGTCCCGCCGTGGCGCCCGCGCCCGTGACGCGCCTCAAGGCGACGCCAGCCGTTCGTGCCCTTGCGCCGCGTGCGCCGGTCCGCGCGCCGTCGCCGAGCAAGCCTGTCAAGGCGGCCAAGTCCGGCGCCGACGAGTGGGAAGAGTTTTAA
- a CDS encoding NADH-quinone oxidoreductase subunit A — protein MNLENYFPVLLFIIIGLGVGIAPQLLGRLLGPNKPDAAKLSPYECGFEAFEDARMKFDVRYYLVAILFILFDLETAFFFPWGVAMRDLGWAGFVTMMVFIAEFVVGFWYIWKKGALDWE, from the coding sequence GTGAACCTCGAAAATTACTTCCCCGTCCTGCTGTTCATTATTATCGGCCTTGGTGTCGGTATCGCTCCCCAGCTCCTGGGGCGCCTGTTAGGCCCTAACAAGCCCGACGCAGCAAAACTCTCCCCGTACGAATGTGGCTTTGAAGCATTCGAAGACGCGCGCATGAAATTTGATGTGCGCTACTATCTGGTCGCAATCCTGTTTATTTTGTTCGATCTGGAAACGGCATTCTTTTTCCCATGGGGCGTTGCAATGCGCGACCTGGGCTGGGCCGGTTTCGTCACGATGATGGTGTTCATCGCTGAATTCGTGGTCGGATTTTGGTACATTTGGAAGAAAGGTGCCCTTGACTGGGAATAA
- the nuoE gene encoding NADH-quinone oxidoreductase subunit NuoE — protein sequence MLLSEQCYKKIDRELAKYPADQRQSAVMAALAHAQDELGWLAPETMKELADYIGMPAIAVQEVATFYNMYNVKPVGKHKITVCTNLPCALSGGVRAADYLKQKLGIDFRETTADGQFTLVEGECMGACGDAPVLLVSNKTMCSWMSNEKIDAMLEELKK from the coding sequence ATGTTGTTATCAGAGCAATGCTATAAGAAAATTGACCGCGAGCTGGCCAAGTACCCGGCCGACCAGCGTCAGTCGGCCGTCATGGCCGCGCTGGCCCATGCCCAGGATGAACTGGGCTGGCTGGCGCCGGAAACCATGAAGGAACTGGCCGATTACATCGGCATGCCGGCGATTGCCGTGCAGGAAGTGGCCACGTTCTACAATATGTACAACGTGAAACCCGTGGGCAAGCACAAGATCACTGTGTGCACCAACCTGCCATGCGCCCTGTCGGGCGGCGTGCGCGCTGCAGACTACCTGAAGCAGAAACTGGGCATCGATTTCCGCGAAACCACCGCAGACGGCCAGTTCACCCTGGTTGAAGGCGAGTGCATGGGTGCTTGCGGCGATGCGCCTGTCTTGCTGGTCAGTAATAAAACCATGTGCAGCTGGATGTCGAACGAGAAGATCGACGCCATGCTGGAGGAACTCAAGAAATGA
- a CDS encoding NAD(P)H-quinone oxidoreductase yields MRAVAISQPGPADVLQIVESPVPAFKAGELLIKVHAAGINRPDVLQRLGKYAPPPGASDLPGLEVAGEVVDGDFSNTEFKKGDLVCALVQGGGYAEYCAAPAGQCLPLPQGLTAMEGASLPENFFTVWSNVFDRCALADGETLLVQGGTSGIGVTAIQLAAALGHRVFATAGSDEKARACEALGAERGINYRTEDFVAVVKELTDGKGVDVILDMVGGDYLPREISCLADDGRIGLIAVQGGTKAELDLGTLLRRRLTVTGSTLRPRSVAFKAAIANHLRTTVWPLIEAGKIKPVIYKTFPLEKANEAHALMEASTHVGKIMLQVV; encoded by the coding sequence ATGCGTGCAGTTGCCATCAGCCAGCCAGGTCCCGCCGACGTTTTGCAGATCGTCGAGTCTCCCGTTCCCGCCTTCAAAGCCGGAGAGCTGCTGATCAAGGTGCACGCGGCCGGCATCAACCGTCCCGACGTGCTGCAACGCCTGGGCAAATATGCGCCACCACCCGGCGCCTCCGACTTGCCGGGCCTGGAAGTGGCGGGAGAAGTCGTCGATGGCGATTTCAGCAACACTGAATTCAAAAAAGGCGACCTGGTCTGTGCGCTGGTGCAGGGTGGCGGCTATGCCGAATACTGCGCCGCGCCCGCCGGCCAGTGCCTGCCGCTGCCGCAAGGTTTGACGGCGATGGAAGGTGCGTCCCTGCCGGAAAATTTCTTTACCGTCTGGAGCAATGTCTTCGACCGCTGCGCGCTGGCCGATGGTGAAACGTTATTGGTGCAGGGCGGCACGTCCGGCATCGGCGTGACGGCCATTCAATTGGCGGCCGCCCTGGGGCATCGCGTCTTCGCCACGGCGGGCAGCGACGAAAAGGCGCGCGCCTGCGAGGCGCTGGGTGCCGAACGGGGCATCAATTACCGCACGGAAGATTTCGTCGCCGTCGTCAAGGAATTGACCGATGGCAAGGGCGTCGATGTCATCCTCGACATGGTGGGCGGCGACTACCTGCCGCGCGAGATCAGCTGCCTGGCCGACGACGGCCGCATCGGCCTGATCGCCGTGCAGGGCGGCACCAAGGCGGAGCTGGATCTGGGCACCTTGCTGCGCCGCCGCCTGACGGTGACGGGTTCCACCCTGCGTCCCCGTTCCGTGGCCTTCAAGGCGGCCATCGCGAACCATTTGCGCACGACCGTCTGGCCGCTGATCGAGGCGGGCAAGATCAAGCCCGTGATCTATAAAACTTTCCCGTTGGAAAAAGCCAACGAGGCGCATGCCTTGATGGAGGCGAGCACGCACGTGGGCAAGATCATGTTGCAAGTTGTTTGA
- a CDS encoding NADH-quinone oxidoreductase subunit D has product MAEIKNYTLNFGPQHPAAHGVLRLVLEMDGEVIQRADPHIGLLHRATEKLAEQKTYLQSVPYMDRLDYVSMMCNEHAYVMAIEKMLGLEVPLRAQYIRVMFDEMTRILNHLMWLGTHALDVGAMGPFLYCFRDREDLFDAYEAVSGARMHAAYYRPGGVYRDLPDAMPQHKASIIRNAKAIGKLNENRQGSLLDFIEDFARRFPNSVDEYETLLTDNRIWKQRTVGIGVVSPEDALAMGFTGAMLRGSGVQWDLRKKQPYEVYDLMDFDIPIGTNGDCYDRYLVRVEELRQSNRIIKQCVEWLRNNEGPVMTSNRKVAPPGRVDMKTNMESLIHHFKLFTEGFHVPPGEAYSAVEHPKGEFGVYLVSDGANKPYRMKLRAPDYAHLQSLDEMARGHMLADAVTIIGTQDIVFGSIDR; this is encoded by the coding sequence ATGGCTGAGATTAAGAACTACACCCTGAACTTTGGGCCACAGCATCCGGCCGCGCACGGTGTGCTGCGCCTGGTGCTGGAGATGGATGGCGAAGTCATCCAGCGCGCCGACCCGCATATCGGCCTGCTGCACCGCGCCACCGAAAAGCTGGCCGAACAGAAGACCTATTTGCAATCCGTGCCGTACATGGACCGTCTCGACTATGTGTCGATGATGTGCAATGAACATGCGTACGTGATGGCCATCGAAAAGATGCTGGGCCTGGAAGTGCCGTTGCGCGCGCAATACATCCGCGTCATGTTCGACGAGATGACGCGCATCCTGAATCACCTGATGTGGCTCGGCACCCACGCGCTGGACGTTGGCGCCATGGGCCCGTTCCTGTATTGCTTCCGCGACCGCGAAGACTTGTTTGACGCCTACGAGGCAGTCTCGGGCGCGCGCATGCACGCGGCCTACTACCGTCCGGGCGGCGTGTACCGCGACCTGCCGGACGCGATGCCGCAGCACAAGGCGTCGATCATCCGCAACGCCAAGGCCATCGGCAAACTTAATGAAAACCGCCAGGGTTCCCTGCTGGACTTCATCGAAGACTTCGCGCGCCGCTTCCCGAACTCCGTGGACGAGTACGAAACCCTGCTTACCGACAACCGTATCTGGAAACAGCGTACCGTCGGCATCGGCGTGGTCTCGCCGGAAGATGCGCTGGCCATGGGCTTTACGGGCGCCATGCTGCGCGGCTCGGGCGTGCAGTGGGATTTGCGCAAGAAACAGCCGTACGAAGTGTACGACCTGATGGACTTCGACATTCCTATCGGCACCAACGGCGATTGCTACGACCGCTACCTGGTCCGCGTGGAAGAACTGCGCCAGTCGAACCGCATCATCAAGCAATGCGTGGAGTGGCTGCGCAACAATGAAGGTCCTGTCATGACCAGCAACCGCAAGGTGGCGCCTCCGGGCCGCGTCGACATGAAGACCAACATGGAATCGCTGATTCACCACTTCAAGCTGTTCACGGAAGGTTTCCACGTGCCGCCAGGCGAGGCCTACAGCGCCGTGGAGCATCCGAAGGGCGAGTTCGGCGTGTACCTGGTGTCCGATGGCGCCAACAAGCCGTACCGCATGAAACTGCGCGCGCCAGACTACGCCCACTTGCAGTCGCTCGACGAGATGGCGCGTGGGCACATGCTTGCCGACGCCGTGACCATCATCGGGACGCAAGACATCGTGTTCGGCAGTATTGACCGCTAA
- a CDS encoding NADH-quinone oxidoreductase subunit C has translation MTTHLEVLQNALGTALGDRVSTTVALGEVTLVVKAEDYLAVMQTLRDDPALHFEQMLDLCGVDYSTYGDGSWDGLRFAAVSHLLSVKHNWRVRVRVFAPDDDMPLLPSVVSIWRAVNWYEREAFDLLGILFEGHNDLRRLLTDYGFIGHPFRKDFPVSGYVEMRYDPEQKRVIYQPVTIEPRENVPRVIREEHYGMK, from the coding sequence ATGACAACACATTTAGAAGTATTGCAAAACGCCCTCGGCACTGCCCTGGGCGATCGCGTTAGCACGACGGTTGCGCTGGGCGAAGTCACTCTGGTCGTCAAGGCCGAGGACTACCTGGCCGTGATGCAGACCCTGCGCGACGATCCGGCCCTGCATTTCGAGCAAATGCTCGACCTGTGCGGCGTCGACTACTCGACCTATGGCGACGGTAGCTGGGATGGCCTGCGTTTCGCGGCCGTCTCGCACTTGCTGTCGGTCAAGCACAACTGGCGCGTGCGCGTGCGCGTGTTCGCGCCGGACGACGACATGCCGCTGCTGCCCTCCGTGGTGAGCATCTGGCGCGCCGTCAACTGGTACGAGCGCGAAGCATTCGACTTGCTGGGCATCCTCTTCGAAGGCCACAACGACTTGCGCCGCCTGCTGACCGACTACGGTTTCATCGGCCATCCGTTCCGCAAGGATTTCCCCGTCTCCGGCTATGTCGAGATGCGCTACGATCCGGAACAAAAGCGCGTGATTTACCAGCCCGTGACGATCGAGCCGCGGGAAAACGTGCCGCGCGTGATCCGCGAAGAACATTACGGGATGAAATAA
- a CDS encoding GIN domain-containing protein: MKKTLQLALLFLATLGLVRGAAAETRLLEMRNVDARVVRVKLDGVMEVRIRQGNVASLSITADKRYIADVSTAQSGDTLHIETEVRGFKIGPSSIRADLVLPNLRELSSEGFGSTDITGFKGEELTLSLEGAGSIKLVGDYRKLNASLGGVGSMQIWIGNNERAELDLQGAGSVVLGGRGRILKASLGGLGSLNAQQFEADAVNLELSGLGNATVNAHTNAKLNLSGLGSVVVYGKPVNRDVSVEGLGKVSWK, translated from the coding sequence ATGAAAAAGACACTGCAACTGGCGCTGCTGTTCCTGGCGACGTTGGGCCTGGTGCGCGGCGCAGCCGCCGAGACCCGCTTGCTGGAAATGCGCAACGTCGACGCCCGCGTGGTGCGCGTCAAGCTCGATGGTGTGATGGAAGTACGCATTCGCCAGGGCAACGTGGCGTCCTTGAGCATCACGGCCGACAAACGCTACATCGCCGATGTCAGCACGGCGCAAAGCGGCGATACCCTGCACATCGAAACGGAAGTGCGTGGCTTCAAGATCGGCCCCTCGTCGATCCGCGCCGACCTGGTCCTGCCGAACTTGCGCGAACTCAGTTCGGAAGGCTTCGGCAGCACGGACATCACGGGTTTCAAGGGCGAGGAACTGACCCTGTCGCTGGAAGGGGCGGGCAGCATCAAGCTGGTGGGCGACTACCGCAAGCTGAATGCCAGCCTGGGCGGCGTGGGCAGCATGCAAATATGGATAGGCAACAATGAGCGGGCCGAACTGGACTTGCAGGGCGCCGGCTCGGTGGTGCTGGGCGGACGCGGGCGCATCCTGAAAGCCAGCCTTGGCGGCCTGGGCAGCCTGAATGCGCAGCAATTCGAAGCCGATGCCGTCAACCTGGAATTGAGCGGCCTCGGCAACGCCACGGTGAACGCCCATACGAATGCCAAGCTGAACTTGAGCGGACTCGGTTCGGTGGTGGTGTATGGCAAGCCGGTCAACCGCGATGTCAGCGTCGAGGGCCTGGGCAAAGTCAGCTGGAAGTAA
- the secG gene encoding preprotein translocase subunit SecG, whose protein sequence is MNMMFNLVVVVQVISALSIIALVLLQHGKGADMGAAFGSGASGSLFGATGSSNFMSKSTGVAAAIFFGATLALSLMANQRATTVGGGVMDKVVKPVPVTGAGAIPTTVPAAPAASAPAAAAPVASTPAGAIPK, encoded by the coding sequence ATGAACATGATGTTCAATCTGGTAGTGGTAGTACAGGTTATTTCGGCATTGTCGATTATCGCGCTGGTGTTGTTGCAGCACGGTAAGGGCGCCGACATGGGCGCCGCCTTCGGTTCGGGCGCCTCGGGCAGCCTGTTCGGTGCGACGGGTTCGTCGAACTTCATGTCGAAATCGACGGGCGTTGCCGCCGCGATCTTCTTCGGCGCCACCCTGGCCCTGTCGCTGATGGCGAATCAGCGCGCCACGACGGTCGGCGGCGGCGTGATGGATAAAGTCGTCAAGCCAGTGCCGGTCACCGGCGCGGGCGCGATCCCGACGACGGTGCCTGCGGCACCGGCAGCCAGCGCTCCGGCAGCGGCGGCACCGGTTGCCAGCACCCCGGCCGGCGCGATTCCGAAGTAA
- a CDS encoding NuoB/complex I 20 kDa subunit family protein, translated as MAIEGVLSEGFITTSADKLINWARTGSMFPMTFGLACCAVEMMHVGAARYDMDRFGVVFRPSPRQSDVMIVAGTLCNKMAPALRKVYDQMAEPRWVISMGSCANGGGYYHYSYSVVRGCDRIVPVDVYVPGCPPTAEALLYGIMQLQNKIKRTSTIAR; from the coding sequence ATGGCTATTGAAGGCGTATTAAGCGAAGGTTTCATCACCACCTCGGCCGACAAGCTGATCAACTGGGCGCGCACCGGGTCTATGTTCCCGATGACGTTCGGTCTGGCCTGCTGTGCGGTCGAAATGATGCATGTGGGCGCTGCCCGCTACGATATGGACCGTTTCGGCGTCGTGTTTCGTCCGTCGCCGCGTCAGTCCGACGTCATGATCGTTGCCGGCACCCTGTGCAACAAGATGGCGCCGGCCCTGCGCAAGGTCTACGACCAGATGGCGGAGCCACGCTGGGTTATCTCGATGGGTTCCTGCGCCAATGGCGGCGGGTATTACCATTACTCCTATTCCGTGGTGCGCGGTTGCGACCGCATCGTGCCCGTCGACGTGTATGTGCCTGGCTGTCCTCCGACCGCTGAAGCCTTGCTGTACGGCATCATGCAGTTGCAGAACAAGATCAAGCGTACCAGCACGATCGCACGCTAA
- a CDS encoding tetratricopeptide repeat protein — MKKLIITLLMLLTIQLPARAGFAEGASAYNNKNYALAYKEILPLAKTGNADAQHLLGLMYYMGRGLPQDYKQAMFWHRKAAEQGKADAQYVVGAMYYTGNAVLQDHKQAVGWFRKAAEQNHAEAQQVLGLMYRYHMGGVQQDNVIAYMLWNLAAANGNANAADQRAAVVRKMTHEQVEEGQALSAKWKPGTPLPRQSKTGAG; from the coding sequence ATGAAAAAACTGATCATTACATTACTCATGCTGTTGACGATACAGCTACCCGCGCGGGCTGGCTTCGCCGAAGGCGCCAGCGCCTACAACAACAAGAATTACGCGCTAGCCTACAAGGAAATATTGCCGCTGGCCAAGACCGGCAACGCCGATGCCCAGCATTTGCTGGGCTTGATGTATTACATGGGACGGGGCTTGCCGCAGGACTACAAGCAAGCCATGTTCTGGCACCGCAAGGCGGCCGAGCAGGGCAAGGCCGATGCCCAGTATGTCGTGGGCGCCATGTATTACACGGGCAACGCCGTGCTGCAGGACCATAAACAGGCCGTCGGCTGGTTCCGCAAGGCGGCCGAGCAGAACCATGCCGAGGCGCAGCAGGTGCTGGGCCTGATGTACCGCTACCACATGGGCGGCGTGCAGCAGGACAACGTCATCGCCTACATGCTGTGGAACCTGGCGGCCGCGAATGGCAACGCAAATGCGGCCGACCAGCGCGCCGCCGTGGTGCGCAAGATGACGCATGAGCAAGTCGAGGAAGGGCAAGCCCTGTCGGCGAAATGGAAGCCGGGCACGCCCTTGCCGCGCCAGTCGAAGACGGGCGCCGGTTAA
- the tpiA gene encoding triose-phosphate isomerase: MRRKLVVGNWKMNGSRTSNAVLLSEIVAGLAASGAASAVCVPAPYLAQCQAQLAGTALGWGAQDVSAHASGAYTGEISTAMLQDFGCGYVVIGHSERRAYHGESDAQVAAKTVAALAAGITPIVCIGETLAQREAGQTNAVVAQQLGAVLAAISADDVAKLVLAYEPVWAIGTGKTATPQMAQDVHQVLRAQLVAKNAVAATGVQILYGGSMKPENAKELMAMPDIDGGLIGGAALKAADFLAIIHAAD, translated from the coding sequence ATGCGTCGCAAACTCGTCGTCGGAAATTGGAAAATGAACGGCAGTCGCACCTCGAACGCGGTGTTATTGTCTGAAATAGTTGCTGGCCTGGCTGCCTCTGGCGCCGCCAGCGCCGTCTGTGTGCCTGCGCCGTATCTGGCGCAGTGCCAGGCGCAATTGGCAGGCACGGCCCTTGGTTGGGGTGCGCAGGATGTCTCGGCGCACGCCAGCGGCGCCTACACGGGAGAAATCTCGACCGCCATGCTGCAGGATTTTGGCTGCGGCTATGTGGTGATCGGGCATTCCGAGCGCCGCGCCTACCATGGCGAGAGCGATGCGCAGGTGGCGGCCAAGACGGTTGCGGCGCTGGCGGCGGGCATCACGCCTATCGTCTGCATCGGCGAAACCCTGGCGCAGCGCGAAGCGGGCCAGACCAATGCCGTGGTGGCGCAGCAACTGGGCGCCGTGCTGGCGGCGATTTCCGCCGACGACGTGGCGAAACTGGTGCTGGCCTATGAGCCAGTCTGGGCCATCGGCACGGGCAAGACGGCCACGCCGCAAATGGCGCAGGACGTGCATCAGGTATTGCGCGCCCAGCTGGTGGCAAAGAATGCGGTAGCAGCGACCGGCGTGCAAATCCTGTACGGCGGCAGCATGAAGCCGGAGAACGCAAAAGAATTGATGGCGATGCCGGATATCGATGGCGGTCTGATCGGTGGAGCAGCATTGAAGGCGGCGGATTTCCTGGCGATTATTCACGCCGCTGATTGA